In the genome of Prevotella sp. HUN102, one region contains:
- a CDS encoding leucine-rich repeat domain-containing protein yields MKKILLIGFLFLSLFASAQDTFESNQIVYLITGESTVETQKYNGVEVSVVVPEKVQNNGKTYTVTAIGAESFSWTKVESADMPSTIESIGDKAFQYAEIKTVKLPENLKKIGKSAYSSAKITELEIPTSVVEIGENAFLSCSNLERIKFNDGLKTIAAGAFYHLPKLTELHLPKTLETIGNAAFSKCTALKTLTLPEELISIGDAAFMGCAKMSNVTLPNKLKTIGTEAFLNCSGLTTVNIPASVEKLGDSFMAATSISSITVDPNSEYFYLKDNNALYGKKQKVLYLVLMRGLTNLVVEDECVGINGGACWGSEIEQLTLPNTLLAIGDHSFFGIKATKVDLPNSLTFIGQQAFAETKLTEVVIPENVTLLSKGVFGKCENLITVTLPSSIEEIDNLAFGFDAKLAKVIYKGKKVPEIIDYSEDYYSPFYNIASGVELVVPKGCFEAFKEAHWDEYFAIVESELGVLSPVGTDPSDGSVMEGYKPMTFKITFDEEVSVATETPEVTLRKNAVFYPNVFTADGSWHVTLNSDQKSVNVWAGDADGAVQLYNFNENIEYFLVIPSQIVKNAAGESNERIVLRLVANETTAIDGTVSNERNADVVGYYNINGQRIPAPVRGINIVKYSDGSIKKMMKR; encoded by the coding sequence ATGAAGAAAATTCTACTTATTGGATTCCTGTTTCTGTCGCTTTTTGCAAGCGCACAGGATACTTTTGAGTCAAACCAGATTGTCTATTTGATAACTGGCGAGAGTACGGTTGAAACGCAGAAATATAATGGCGTTGAGGTTTCGGTGGTTGTTCCTGAGAAAGTGCAGAATAATGGCAAGACCTATACCGTTACGGCGATTGGTGCAGAGTCATTTTCGTGGACTAAGGTAGAATCAGCGGATATGCCTTCTACGATTGAAAGCATCGGAGACAAGGCTTTCCAGTATGCAGAAATCAAGACGGTAAAGTTGCCTGAGAATTTAAAGAAGATAGGAAAATCGGCTTATTCGTCGGCGAAAATAACTGAACTGGAAATTCCGACATCGGTTGTTGAAATTGGCGAAAATGCTTTCTTGAGCTGTTCTAATCTTGAAAGGATAAAGTTTAACGACGGTCTGAAAACGATTGCGGCAGGTGCATTCTATCATCTTCCGAAATTGACTGAATTGCATTTGCCAAAGACACTCGAGACAATCGGCAATGCAGCGTTCAGCAAGTGTACGGCTCTCAAGACGCTGACGCTCCCCGAAGAACTGATTTCCATTGGCGATGCAGCATTTATGGGATGCGCAAAAATGAGCAATGTAACGCTTCCCAACAAGTTGAAGACTATAGGAACGGAGGCTTTCCTGAATTGTTCTGGTCTTACCACAGTGAATATCCCTGCAAGCGTGGAGAAACTTGGCGACAGTTTTATGGCTGCAACCTCTATTTCCTCGATAACCGTAGACCCGAACTCGGAGTATTTTTATCTGAAAGACAATAATGCACTTTATGGAAAGAAGCAGAAGGTGTTGTATCTGGTGCTGATGCGTGGGCTTACAAATCTTGTTGTAGAAGATGAATGCGTGGGTATCAACGGTGGAGCCTGCTGGGGCAGCGAGATAGAGCAGCTTACTCTTCCGAATACATTGTTGGCCATCGGCGACCATTCTTTCTTCGGCATAAAGGCGACCAAGGTTGATCTTCCAAACTCGCTTACCTTTATTGGGCAGCAGGCATTTGCCGAAACAAAATTGACGGAAGTTGTAATTCCCGAAAATGTAACTCTCCTTTCCAAGGGAGTTTTCGGCAAATGCGAGAATTTAATCACTGTAACGTTGCCTTCTTCAATAGAGGAGATAGACAATCTTGCATTCGGTTTCGATGCGAAATTGGCGAAAGTGATTTATAAGGGAAAGAAAGTTCCTGAAATAATTGATTACAGTGAAGATTATTACAGCCCGTTCTACAACATTGCTTCAGGTGTGGAACTCGTTGTTCCGAAGGGTTGTTTCGAGGCTTTTAAGGAGGCGCATTGGGATGAATACTTTGCCATTGTGGAAAGCGAACTGGGCGTTTTAAGTCCGGTCGGCACGGATCCGAGCGACGGTTCTGTGATGGAGGGATACAAGCCTATGACTTTCAAGATTACATTTGACGAAGAAGTTTCGGTGGCGACAGAAACACCGGAGGTTACGCTCAGAAAGAATGCAGTATTCTATCCGAACGTTTTCACGGCTGACGGCAGTTGGCACGTAACGCTCAACTCCGACCAAAAATCGGTAAACGTATGGGCAGGTGATGCAGACGGTGCCGTTCAGCTCTATAACTTCAATGAAAACATAGAGTATTTCCTTGTGATTCCGTCTCAAATCGTGAAGAACGCAGCAGGGGAATCCAATGAAAGAATCGTATTGCGCCTCGTGGCTAACGAAACAACTGCCATTGACGGAACGGTGTCCAACGAGAGAAACG
- a CDS encoding GNAT family N-acetyltransferase: protein MMDNDNVQVRLRAMEPEDLELLYQIENNDEAWNVGVSNVPYSKYVLRDYIASSRNDIYEDGQVRLLIDNADGITVGVLDLVNFDPRSQRAELGIIILKAHRGKGYGQSAITKILDHSRKVLHLRQVYAYIDTDNKDSIRCLASVGFRETAQLKDWFFVQGEFKDAVVMQFFL from the coding sequence ATGATGGACAACGACAATGTACAGGTGCGCCTCCGTGCGATGGAACCCGAGGATTTGGAGCTTCTTTATCAGATAGAAAACAATGATGAGGCGTGGAACGTCGGAGTTTCCAATGTTCCTTACAGCAAGTATGTGCTGAGAGACTACATTGCCTCGTCCCGTAACGACATCTACGAGGACGGACAGGTGCGGCTCCTGATAGACAATGCTGACGGAATCACGGTGGGAGTACTCGACTTAGTGAACTTCGACCCACGGAGTCAGCGTGCGGAACTGGGCATAATCATATTGAAGGCACACCGCGGCAAAGGCTACGGACAGTCGGCGATAACGAAAATACTGGACCATTCCCGCAAGGTGCTCCATCTGCGGCAGGTCTATGCCTATATCGACACAGACAATAAAGACTCCATAAGATGCCTTGCTTCGGTTGGTTTCAGGGAAACAGCCCAGTTGAAGGACTGGTTCTTTGTGCAGGGAGAATTTAAAGACGCAGTGGTTATGCAATTTTTTTTATAA
- a CDS encoding glycosyltransferase family 2 protein encodes MKLSVIIVSYNVKFFLEQCILSVKRAIEGVDAEIIVVDNHSKDESVEHIQQRFPDVRCISSLHNLGFSRANNLAIRQCRGEYVLLLNPDTLVAESTIVKSLQFMDSHPEAGALGLRMLNADGSKAMESRRGLPSPKVAFYKMIGLCKHFPNHPKFGHYYMGNLSWDEPGRIEVISGAYFMLRRSALDKVGLLDEDFFMYGEDVDLSYRILKGGYQNWYIPAAILHYKGESTKKSSFRYVHVFYDAMLIFFRKHYSGMSLLLSIPIKLAIYLKAFVSLMQMLYDKTSRSLGFVRISREAFPNYVFIGSRSAIDDCRRISDRRGLSSEFLIADDRLKAAGHRTLEHIIAPKRLNYIVYDAETFSYEQILEFFSQSPKHNVLIGTYSARTGCIITPKEVLR; translated from the coding sequence ATGAAACTGAGTGTTATCATCGTAAGCTACAACGTAAAGTTCTTTCTCGAGCAGTGCATACTGAGCGTGAAGCGCGCAATAGAGGGCGTTGATGCCGAAATCATCGTCGTGGACAACCATTCCAAGGACGAATCCGTGGAACATATCCAACAGCGTTTTCCCGACGTTAGGTGCATTTCGTCGCTCCATAATCTCGGATTCTCGCGTGCCAACAATCTCGCCATCAGACAATGCAGGGGCGAATACGTGCTGCTGCTGAATCCCGATACGTTGGTGGCAGAATCAACCATTGTAAAGTCCCTGCAGTTTATGGATTCCCATCCCGAAGCCGGCGCATTGGGGCTGCGTATGCTGAACGCCGACGGGAGCAAGGCGATGGAAAGCCGGCGCGGACTTCCCTCTCCGAAGGTGGCTTTCTACAAGATGATAGGTCTGTGTAAGCATTTCCCCAATCATCCCAAGTTCGGACATTATTATATGGGCAACCTTTCGTGGGACGAGCCGGGACGCATAGAAGTAATCAGCGGAGCCTATTTTATGCTGCGCCGTTCGGCGTTGGACAAGGTGGGACTGCTCGACGAAGACTTCTTTATGTATGGCGAAGACGTGGATTTGAGTTACAGGATTCTTAAAGGAGGATACCAAAACTGGTATATCCCGGCTGCGATTCTGCATTACAAAGGCGAAAGCACCAAGAAGTCGAGCTTCCGATACGTACACGTTTTCTACGATGCGATGCTGATATTCTTCCGTAAGCATTACAGTGGTATGTCGCTTTTGCTCAGCATTCCTATCAAGTTGGCCATCTATCTGAAGGCGTTTGTCTCCCTGATGCAGATGCTTTACGACAAAACCAGCCGTTCCCTGGGATTCGTCAGAATATCCAGAGAGGCTTTTCCAAACTATGTTTTCATAGGCAGTCGGTCGGCAATAGACGATTGCAGACGGATTTCCGACAGGCGTGGACTGTCTTCCGAGTTCCTTATTGCCGACGACAGGCTGAAAGCGGCAGGCCACCGGACGCTCGAACACATCATAGCCCCCAAGCGGCTGAACTATATAGTGTATGATGCCGAAACATTCTCATACGAACAGATACTGGAGTTCTTCTCCCAGTCGCCCAAACACAACGTGCTGATAGGCACGTATAGTGCCCGAACGGGTTGCATCATTACACCAAAAGAAGTGCTGAGATGA
- the recR gene encoding recombination mediator RecR: protein MQQYPSQLLEKAVDELTRLPGVGRKTALRFALHILRDTTDDVEAFVDSISRLRHDVKYCKVCHNISDTDVCSICSNERRDASLICVVENIQDVLAIENTQQFNGLYHVLGGIISPIDGIGPNDLEIDSLVERVKTNDVREVILALASTMEGDTTNFYISRKLKDTQVKLSVIARGISVGDELEYTDEITLGRSILNRTTLDT from the coding sequence ATGCAGCAATATCCGTCGCAGTTGCTCGAAAAGGCAGTTGATGAACTCACGCGCTTGCCCGGAGTAGGCAGGAAAACGGCTCTCAGGTTTGCACTTCATATACTGAGAGACACGACCGACGACGTGGAGGCTTTCGTGGATTCCATTTCGCGGCTGCGCCACGACGTGAAGTATTGCAAGGTGTGTCATAACATTTCAGACACCGATGTGTGTTCCATCTGTTCCAACGAACGGCGCGATGCGTCGCTGATTTGTGTCGTGGAGAATATTCAGGACGTGCTTGCAATCGAGAACACCCAGCAGTTCAACGGGCTTTACCACGTCCTCGGGGGCATTATCTCGCCGATTGACGGGATTGGTCCCAATGATTTGGAGATCGATTCGTTGGTGGAACGCGTTAAGACTAATGACGTCCGGGAAGTGATATTGGCTCTGGCCAGCACGATGGAGGGCGACACCACTAATTTTTATATATCGCGCAAGCTCAAGGATACGCAGGTGAAACTGTCGGTTATTGCAAGAGGTATTTCCGTCGGCGACGAATTGGAGTACACCGATGAGATAACGCTGGGCAGAAGCATCCTCAACCGCACGACGCTTGACACTTGA
- a CDS encoding outer membrane beta-barrel protein — translation MTKKLAMLVTALMMVLTANAQFQEGKGYVGASLTGLDLHYNGRDGFNFGLEAKGGYFLWDDIMVLGMLSANHNGSEAVADHIMAGAGARYYITQNGLYLGANAKFIHANHNYNDVMPGAEVGYAFFINRSVTVEPAVYYDHSFNDSDYSTIGFKIGVGVYLFDD, via the coding sequence ATGACTAAGAAATTGGCAATGCTGGTAACAGCTTTAATGATGGTTCTGACTGCAAATGCGCAGTTTCAGGAGGGTAAAGGCTATGTGGGAGCGTCTCTTACGGGACTTGACCTGCACTATAACGGCCGCGACGGATTCAACTTCGGCTTGGAAGCAAAGGGTGGTTATTTCCTGTGGGACGACATAATGGTGCTCGGAATGCTGAGCGCAAACCATAACGGCTCGGAAGCTGTGGCCGACCACATTATGGCCGGTGCCGGCGCACGCTACTACATCACGCAGAACGGCTTGTATCTCGGCGCAAATGCCAAGTTCATCCACGCCAACCACAACTACAACGACGTTATGCCCGGCGCGGAAGTGGGCTACGCATTCTTCATCAACCGTTCGGTAACGGTAGAGCCGGCTGTCTACTACGACCATTCGTTCAACGATTCCGACTATTCCACCATCGGATTCAAGATAGGTGTGGGCGTTTATCTCTTCGACGATTAA
- a CDS encoding glycoside hydrolase family 10 protein, with amino-acid sequence MYKEKTMKKIFCAAIISCLALNAFAQYGYNAVPFNINGTPKNEIRAVWLTTLANLDWPKTHATSEYTIEQQKRELTDILDKYAAANINTVLLQTRVRAATIYPSSIEPWDQCITGQEGGNPGFGYDPLKFAVDECHKRGMELHAWIAAIPVGASKSLGCRMLKQKGFSIRSYSTGSYVNPADPKIADYLAEICGEITRNYDVDGINLDYIRYPDGWPKPSNRDGDTPDDRRYNITKIVKAIHDKVKSIKPWIKISCSPIGKHSDLSRYSSKNYNARERVSQDAQLWLEKGYMDQLYPMQYFRGDNYYPFCADWMENSDGKDVVTGLGTYFLDPREGNWTLGELKRQMHVSRSLGMGHAHFCSRFLTENLQGVYNFEKEFNSNLALPPAMTWMGKRKPATPTYDKRLNDLKTIGSDNRVSLSWSGNSPYYNIYASYNYPVDISDSRNLVFARFSGNSLSFTEKGHHDLHFAVTSMDRFGNESSALQEYKASYEEFESHFIENDGKTLHLSKQAQRIDIDYFEIKSLSGNTIRRIYPVAKRMQVDISLLPNGVYTVYGHSKKKDISHRLGYFIIKR; translated from the coding sequence ATGTACAAAGAAAAAACGATGAAGAAAATATTCTGTGCAGCCATCATAAGCTGTCTGGCTCTCAACGCATTTGCCCAATACGGCTACAACGCAGTTCCATTCAATATAAACGGCACGCCGAAGAATGAGATAAGGGCAGTATGGCTCACCACGCTTGCCAATCTCGACTGGCCAAAGACCCACGCAACATCAGAATACACCATAGAACAGCAGAAGCGCGAACTTACCGACATTCTCGATAAATACGCAGCAGCCAACATAAACACCGTGCTGCTCCAGACACGTGTGCGTGCCGCAACCATCTATCCTTCGTCCATCGAGCCTTGGGACCAGTGCATTACCGGACAGGAAGGCGGCAATCCCGGATTCGGCTACGACCCTTTGAAGTTCGCAGTCGATGAATGCCACAAGAGAGGTATGGAACTCCACGCGTGGATAGCTGCCATACCCGTCGGCGCATCGAAATCATTGGGATGCAGAATGCTGAAACAGAAAGGATTCAGCATAAGAAGCTACTCAACAGGCTCTTACGTGAACCCTGCCGACCCGAAGATAGCCGACTATCTCGCCGAAATCTGCGGAGAAATCACACGAAACTACGATGTAGACGGCATCAATCTTGACTACATACGATATCCGGACGGATGGCCGAAGCCGAGCAACAGAGACGGAGATACGCCCGACGACAGAAGATACAACATAACAAAGATTGTCAAAGCCATTCACGACAAAGTGAAAAGCATCAAGCCGTGGATAAAGATTTCCTGTTCGCCAATCGGCAAGCATTCCGACCTGAGCCGATACTCCTCAAAGAACTACAACGCAAGGGAGCGTGTATCGCAAGACGCACAACTGTGGCTCGAGAAAGGATATATGGACCAACTCTACCCGATGCAGTATTTCAGGGGCGACAACTACTATCCCTTCTGCGCCGACTGGATGGAAAATTCAGACGGAAAGGACGTTGTTACCGGTCTCGGCACTTACTTTCTCGACCCTCGTGAAGGCAACTGGACGCTCGGCGAACTGAAAAGACAGATGCACGTGAGCCGTTCGCTCGGAATGGGGCACGCCCATTTCTGTTCCAGATTCCTTACCGAGAACCTCCAAGGGGTCTACAACTTCGAGAAGGAATTCAATTCAAACCTCGCCCTTCCTCCCGCAATGACGTGGATGGGAAAGCGAAAGCCCGCAACGCCCACCTACGACAAGCGGCTGAACGACCTGAAAACCATCGGCAGCGACAACAGGGTTTCGCTCTCGTGGTCGGGAAATTCTCCTTATTATAATATATACGCAAGCTACAACTACCCCGTAGACATCAGCGATTCACGCAATCTTGTCTTCGCCCGATTCAGCGGCAACAGCCTTTCCTTTACCGAAAAGGGACACCACGACCTGCATTTTGCCGTTACATCAATGGACAGATTCGGCAACGAAAGCTCTGCGCTGCAAGAGTACAAGGCGAGCTACGAAGAATTTGAAAGCCATTTCATCGAGAACGACGGCAAAACGCTCCACCTTTCAAAGCAGGCACAGCGCATAGACATCGACTACTTTGAAATCAAATCCCTGTCGGGCAACACCATCAGACGCATCTATCCAGTCGCAAAGCGAATGCAGGTCGATATTTCTCTCCTCCCCAATGGTGTCTACACCGTTTACGGGCACTCCAAGAAAAAGGACATCAGCCACCGCCTGGGCTATTTCATCATCAAAAGATAG
- a CDS encoding DUF5103 domain-containing protein — translation MTRKSLVLALLLLLANVVSAQQHQIYSDNIKSLQVVANGDWLSMPVMELGNGSVTIDFDDITHEYHRYTYAIEHCEANWTPSAQLFESDYLLGFSRDNTIDDIQESTLTNTIYTHYRISIPNEKCSPKISGNYILTVYDNENQPVLSACFMVTEPKFQAMGVGLSVTTNTDATINNAHQQVEMELNYGNYNVSNPQTQIKTVVLQNRRWDNARWNAKPQYVMSDGLKWSHNQNYIFWAGNEYRKFEILSTDVASMGIDHISWDGREFHAYPFIATPRPNYLYDEDADGAFVIRNSDNVRNASESDYMHVHFQLDLPRMKDGEIFVNGDWTNGSFSEEYKMEYDEASKLYQLTIPLKLGYYSYQYLLRDQYGQIQPLPSEGSFYQTENSYQALVYYREQGGRTDRLVGYSSVKFLPR, via the coding sequence ATGACAAGAAAAAGCCTTGTCCTTGCATTACTGCTGCTACTGGCCAACGTAGTTTCCGCACAGCAACACCAGATTTACAGCGACAATATTAAGTCGTTGCAGGTGGTTGCAAACGGCGATTGGCTTTCGATGCCCGTAATGGAACTTGGCAACGGCTCTGTAACCATCGATTTCGACGACATCACGCACGAATACCATCGCTACACCTACGCCATTGAGCACTGCGAAGCCAACTGGACGCCGTCGGCGCAGCTTTTTGAAAGCGACTATCTGCTCGGTTTTTCAAGAGACAACACCATCGACGATATTCAGGAGTCCACGCTCACAAACACGATTTACACGCACTATCGCATCAGCATTCCCAATGAGAAATGCAGTCCGAAGATATCGGGGAACTACATACTGACGGTATATGACAATGAAAATCAGCCTGTGCTGAGTGCCTGTTTTATGGTAACCGAACCTAAATTTCAGGCTATGGGCGTAGGGCTTTCCGTAACCACAAACACGGATGCCACCATCAACAACGCCCATCAGCAGGTGGAAATGGAACTGAACTACGGCAACTACAACGTTTCCAATCCTCAAACGCAGATAAAGACCGTGGTGCTGCAAAACAGAAGATGGGACAACGCACGGTGGAATGCCAAGCCGCAGTACGTGATGAGCGACGGGCTGAAGTGGAGCCACAATCAGAATTATATCTTCTGGGCGGGCAATGAGTACCGGAAGTTCGAGATTCTCTCTACCGACGTGGCATCAATGGGCATCGACCATATCAGTTGGGACGGCAGGGAGTTCCACGCCTACCCTTTCATTGCCACTCCCCGACCCAACTATCTCTACGACGAAGATGCCGACGGTGCCTTCGTTATTCGCAATTCGGACAACGTCAGGAATGCTTCCGAAAGCGACTATATGCACGTTCACTTCCAGTTGGACCTCCCACGGATGAAAGACGGAGAGATATTCGTGAATGGCGATTGGACCAACGGCAGCTTCTCCGAGGAATACAAGATGGAATATGACGAGGCGTCGAAGCTCTATCAGCTCACGATACCGCTGAAACTGGGCTATTACAGCTATCAGTATCTGCTGCGCGACCAGTATGGACAAATACAGCCGCTGCCTTCCGAGGGCAGTTTCTATCAGACAGAGAACAGCTATCAGGCATTGGTCTACTATCGGGAACAAGGCGGCAGGACGGACAGACTGGTGGGATACAGTTCCGTCAAGTTTCTGCCGAGATAA
- a CDS encoding bifunctional UDP-sugar hydrolase/5'-nucleotidase: MIRFIFAIMAILLSGADGFAQKKEITIQLVETTDVHGSFFPYDFINRKNMPGSMARVSTYINNLRREKTPDNVYLMDNGDILQGQPISYYYNYVKPEKKNIAASVLNYMKYDVSTVGNHDVETGHSVYDKWIKELDCPMLGANIIDTKTNKPYLLPYYNIIKGNGVKVTVIGMLTPAIPNWLEERLWSGLRFEEMVACARKTIEEVKQKEHPDVIVGLFHSGWDGGIRTPEYTEDAAKMVAEQVSGFDVVFFGHDHTPRNTTVLNPDGKEVLCLDPANNAQKVAVAEITLQANPRKMAKKGKRFSIVKKEGKLIDVSKMEIDKAFMAHFQDDINEVKQWADREIGTFEQTIYSKDCYFGSSAFNDLIQELQMKITNADISFNAPLQFNSSIKAGPITVAEMFKLYKYENQLYVMRMTGKEIHNYLEMSYNLWVNTMQSPDDHILLLSDTKNDAQRLGFKNFSFNFDSAMGIDYEVDVTKPEGGKVKILKMTNGEPFDENKWYNVAVNSYRGNGGGELMTKGAGIPKDSLQSRIVWRSELDQRHYLMDEISKAGKLNPQPHNNWRFVPTEWTEPAIARDRKLLFGE, encoded by the coding sequence ATGATTAGATTTATCTTTGCTATTATGGCAATACTATTGTCAGGTGCCGACGGATTTGCACAAAAGAAAGAAATAACGATTCAGCTTGTAGAAACCACTGATGTTCACGGTTCGTTCTTTCCATACGACTTCATCAACAGAAAGAATATGCCCGGCTCAATGGCAAGGGTTTCTACGTATATCAACAACCTGCGCAGGGAAAAGACTCCGGACAACGTATATCTGATGGATAATGGCGACATTCTCCAAGGGCAGCCCATATCCTATTACTACAACTATGTAAAGCCGGAAAAGAAAAACATAGCGGCGAGCGTGCTCAACTATATGAAGTACGACGTTTCTACGGTGGGAAACCACGATGTGGAAACGGGGCACAGCGTGTACGACAAATGGATTAAAGAACTCGACTGCCCGATGTTGGGGGCAAACATCATCGACACCAAGACCAACAAGCCCTATCTCTTACCTTATTATAATATAATAAAGGGAAACGGAGTGAAGGTAACCGTAATCGGAATGCTGACGCCTGCCATCCCGAACTGGCTGGAAGAACGGCTGTGGAGTGGTCTGAGGTTTGAGGAAATGGTGGCGTGCGCACGCAAGACCATCGAAGAGGTAAAACAAAAGGAGCATCCAGACGTGATAGTCGGGCTGTTCCATTCGGGTTGGGATGGCGGCATCCGTACACCGGAATACACCGAAGACGCAGCAAAGATGGTGGCAGAGCAGGTTTCGGGCTTCGATGTTGTATTCTTCGGACACGACCACACGCCGAGAAACACCACCGTGCTGAATCCTGACGGCAAGGAAGTGCTCTGCCTCGACCCTGCAAACAATGCGCAGAAAGTGGCTGTTGCCGAGATTACCTTGCAGGCAAACCCACGGAAGATGGCGAAGAAAGGAAAACGATTCAGCATCGTGAAGAAGGAAGGAAAGCTCATCGACGTGAGCAAAATGGAGATAGACAAGGCGTTTATGGCTCATTTCCAAGATGATATCAACGAAGTGAAGCAATGGGCAGACAGAGAAATCGGCACATTCGAGCAGACCATCTACTCCAAGGACTGCTATTTCGGCAGCTCGGCATTCAACGATCTGATTCAGGAATTGCAGATGAAGATTACCAATGCAGACATCTCCTTCAATGCGCCGTTGCAGTTCAACTCTTCCATCAAAGCCGGACCGATAACCGTTGCAGAGATGTTCAAACTCTATAAGTACGAAAATCAGCTCTACGTAATGCGAATGACGGGAAAGGAAATACACAATTATCTGGAAATGAGCTACAACCTTTGGGTGAACACGATGCAGTCGCCAGACGACCATATCCTCTTATTGTCCGACACAAAGAACGACGCACAAAGGCTCGGCTTCAAGAACTTCTCGTTCAATTTCGACTCGGCAATGGGCATAGACTACGAGGTGGACGTAACGAAACCTGAAGGTGGGAAAGTGAAAATCCTGAAAATGACGAACGGCGAACCATTCGACGAAAACAAATGGTACAACGTTGCAGTAAACAGTTACAGAGGAAACGGTGGAGGAGAGCTGATGACGAAGGGAGCAGGCATACCGAAAGATTCGTTGCAGAGCAGAATCGTATGGCGAAGCGAGCTTGACCAACGGCACTATCTGATGGATGAGATTTCAAAAGCAGGAAAATTGAATCCCCAACCTCACAACAACTGGAGGTTTGTGCCCACGGAATGGACCGAACCTGCCATTGCCCGCGACCGGAAACTGCTCTTCGGAGAATAA
- a CDS encoding NCS2 family permease — protein sequence MTFLEKALGFDPKTMNHRTEMIAGATTFLTMSYILAVNPAILSATGMDKGALFTATALASAIATLLLAFMAKLPFAQAPSMGLNAFFAYTLCLSMGYSWEHALAIMFIEGITFIIITFFNVREMILDSIPTNLRYAISAGIGMFIAFIGLKNADIIVQKEGTFIGLGEFTNTCLLGIFAILLSGILMARNVKGALFWSIICTTLLGIPMGVTTIESGWLPVSAPQDISPIFCKFNFEGLLNLKTALVVFSLLIINIFDTIGTLMGLAEKTGIVKEDGSIPRVREAMMSDAIGTTCGAMLGSSTLTTYVESASGIAEGGKSGLTSFTVGCLFLVSLLLSPIFMLIPSPATSGALVMVGVLMIDSVKKINLQDISEAFPAFITMITMVLCYSIADGICLGILAYVIMKLCTRQWKSLNWTLCILSVLFILNFVLG from the coding sequence ATGACCTTTTTAGAGAAAGCCTTAGGATTTGATCCTAAAACAATGAATCATCGCACCGAGATGATTGCCGGAGCCACGACATTCCTCACTATGAGTTACATTCTGGCTGTAAACCCTGCTATCCTTTCTGCAACGGGAATGGACAAAGGAGCATTGTTCACCGCCACGGCGTTGGCTTCTGCCATTGCCACGCTTCTGCTCGCATTTATGGCAAAACTCCCCTTCGCACAGGCTCCGTCGATGGGCTTGAACGCCTTCTTTGCCTACACGCTCTGCCTTTCAATGGGCTATTCGTGGGAACACGCCCTCGCAATTATGTTTATAGAAGGCATCACATTCATCATCATCACGTTCTTCAACGTGCGCGAAATGATTCTGGACTCCATTCCTACGAATCTGCGCTATGCCATTTCTGCCGGAATCGGTATGTTCATAGCCTTCATCGGATTGAAGAATGCCGACATCATCGTGCAGAAAGAAGGCACGTTCATCGGCTTGGGAGAATTTACAAACACCTGTCTGTTAGGCATTTTCGCCATTCTGCTTAGTGGAATACTGATGGCAAGAAACGTAAAAGGCGCGCTCTTCTGGAGCATTATCTGCACCACGCTGCTCGGCATTCCGATGGGAGTAACCACAATCGAGTCGGGCTGGCTTCCCGTTTCAGCCCCACAGGACATCTCGCCCATCTTCTGCAAGTTCAACTTTGAGGGGCTGCTGAATCTCAAAACGGCACTCGTGGTGTTCTCCCTGCTCATCATCAACATCTTCGACACCATCGGAACGCTGATGGGACTGGCAGAGAAAACCGGCATTGTGAAAGAAGACGGCAGTATTCCACGTGTCAGAGAGGCAATGATGAGCGACGCCATCGGCACAACCTGCGGCGCAATGCTCGGCAGCTCAACCCTCACGACCTACGTTGAAAGTGCGAGCGGCATTGCAGAAGGCGGCAAATCCGGTCTGACTTCGTTTACCGTGGGCTGCCTTTTCCTCGTTTCGCTCCTCCTCTCCCCTATCTTTATGCTCATTCCCAGTCCCGCCACGAGTGGCGCATTGGTTATGGTAGGCGTTCTGATGATCGATTCCGTCAAGAAAATCAATCTTCAGGACATCAGCGAAGCCTTCCCCGCCTTCATCACGATGATTACAATGGTGCTCTGCTACTCCATTGCCGACGGAATCTGCCTCGGAATCCTCGCCTATGTGATTATGAAGCTCTGCACCCGACAATGGAAGAGCCTCAACTGGACGCTCTGCATCCTCTCCGTTCTCTTCATCCTGAATTTCGTGCTCGGATAG